In Chloroflexota bacterium, one DNA window encodes the following:
- a CDS encoding SDR family oxidoreductase — protein sequence MKALVTGGAGFIGSHLCDFLLARQCSVICLDNLLTGEMSNIQHLIPNKGFAFISQDITDVSAIKSDIDYVFHLASPASPPEYQRLPLETMKASSLGTLNVLEMAKEKQAKFLLASTSEVYGDPLEHPQKEEYWGNVNPVGPRSMYDESKRFAEALTMTYHRQFHLDTKIARIFNTYGPRMKKEDGRAVPTFITQALQGKPLTVFGDGTQTRSFCYISDLVEGIYKLALSEINTPINLGNPDEITILALARQILELTGSESDIQNRSLPEGEPKIRQPDISKAQELLQWQPSISLHDGLKRTIEWFKGVNLDREITA from the coding sequence GTGAAGGCACTGGTCACCGGCGGCGCTGGATTCATCGGCTCTCATCTCTGCGATTTCCTGCTTGCCCGGCAATGTTCAGTAATTTGCCTGGATAACCTGCTTACCGGCGAGATGAGTAATATACAGCACCTGATACCGAATAAAGGCTTTGCCTTCATATCGCAGGATATCACCGATGTTTCAGCTATAAAATCCGATATCGACTACGTCTTTCATCTGGCCAGTCCCGCCAGCCCACCGGAGTATCAGAGACTGCCGTTAGAAACCATGAAAGCCAGTTCGTTGGGCACCCTAAATGTTTTGGAGATGGCGAAGGAAAAGCAAGCCAAATTCCTGCTGGCTTCAACATCGGAAGTCTATGGAGACCCACTGGAACACCCACAAAAAGAGGAGTACTGGGGAAATGTCAACCCGGTCGGGCCTCGCTCGATGTACGATGAGTCAAAAAGGTTCGCTGAAGCGCTGACCATGACCTATCATCGCCAATTCCATCTCGACACCAAAATCGCCCGAATCTTTAACACTTATGGTCCACGGATGAAGAAAGAAGACGGCCGGGCTGTTCCAACCTTCATCACGCAGGCGCTTCAAGGGAAACCGCTCACCGTATTTGGCGACGGTACACAGACGAGAAGTTTCTGCTACATCTCGGATTTAGTGGAAGGCATCTACAAACTTGCCCTATCAGAGATAAATACGCCGATAAACCTGGGGAATCCAGATGAAATAACCATCCTGGCACTGGCACGCCAAATCCTGGAGCTTACCGGCAGCGAGAGTGATATACAGAACCGCTCCTTGCCTGAGGGTGAGCCGAAGATAAGGCAGCCGGATATAAGTAAGGCGCAGGAGCTGCTCCAGTGGCAACCGAGCATCTCACTCCATGACGGATTAAAGAGAACAATCGAGTGGTTTAAAGGCGTAAATTTGGACCGGGAGATAACAGCGTGA